The genomic stretch CGGGGGCCGGATAGCCGAACCCCAGGGCTCCGATGGGCCGGACGCCCGGCGGGACCCCCAGGCGGGCCAGCAGCCCGCGCTCGCCGTGGAAGATCCCGAACAGCCAGCCCCCCAGGCCCTCGTCCACGGCCGCCAGCAGCATGAGCATGGCCGCCATCGCCGCGTCGACGTCCCAGTACGGCACCGGCCATCCCTCCTCGACCTGCATCCCCGCCCCGGCCTTGTCCGGCCGCGAGTAGCGCTCGAGGTAGGCCTGCTTGTTCGACAGCGGGAGAACGATCACCGGAGGTCCGGCGGCGAGGTCGGCCGGCTTCCAGGGCCAGTCGGGCTCATCGGTCGCGGCCCAGAAGCTCGCCACCTCCCCGGGCGTGCGCAGGACCAGGAAGTCGACCCCCTGGCTGAACCCGGCGGACGGACCCCGCCGGCCCGCGTCCAGGATCCGTCGCAGGTTGGCCTCGGGAACCGGCCGCTGCTCGAAGCTCCGGACCATCCGCCGCCGCCTGACCACGGTCGTGAACTCCACGCCACCTCCTCGGATCTCGTGTTCCGCCTCCCGGCCCAGCCGGCCCGCGGGGATGGTCTCACGCCCCCGAGGCGTGCGGCCGGTTGGACAGCCGGCCGTGCCGCTCGATAGCCTCCGCACCGTTTCGCCCGACCACAGGAGACCGCGGCGTGCCGTTCCAGGCCATTCCCAGGGAACAGTCCTTCTTCGGGCTGTTCGAGAGGGCGGCCGCGAACGTGGCCGAGGGCGCCCGCGAGCTGGCCGCGCTGACCGCCGACCTGGGCGGTGCGGAGTCGGCCAGCGCTCGCATCCGCGACATCGAGCACGAGGGCGACGAGCTCACCCACCGCATCATGGCCACGCTCAACACCACGTTCGTGACCCCGTTCGACCGGGAGGACATCTACCGGCTGGCCACGGTGCTGGACGACATCCTCGACGCCGCTGAGGCCGTGGCGGACCTGCTGGTGCTGCACCGCATCGAGGAACCCCTTCCCGAGCTCCGCCAGCAGGCCGACGTACTGGTCCGTTCCACCCAGGCCATCTCGCAGGCGGTGGCGCGGCTCCGATCGCTGAACGGCCTGAACGGCTACCTCATCGAGATCAACCGCCTGGAGAACGAGGGCGACCGGATCTACCGCAAGACCATCGCGCGGCTGTACTCGGGCGAGTTCCGGGCCATGGAGGTCCTGAAGTGGAAGGACATCCTGGACCAGATGGAGACCGCCATCGACGGTTGCGAGGACATCGCCAACGTCATCGAGTCCATCACCCTCAAGCATGCCTAGCCTCCCCGCGGCGCGAAGCGCTCGACCGTGACCGCGGTCGTCCTGGTGGTCCTGGTCGCGCTGGCGTTCGACTTCTTCAACGGGTTCCACGACGCGGCGAACTCGATCGCCACGGTCGTCTCCACGCGGGTGCTCTCGCCGCGGCTGGCCGTTGCCTGGGCGGCGTTCTGGAACTTCGCGGCGCTGCTGCTGGGGACGAGCGTCGCCGCCACCATCGCCACCGGGGTGGTGCAGCCCGACGTGTTCACGGTGGGGGTCATCTTCGCCGGCCTGGTCGGCGCCATCGCCTGGGACA from Actinomycetota bacterium encodes the following:
- a CDS encoding nitroreductase family protein, which translates into the protein MEFTTVVRRRRMVRSFEQRPVPEANLRRILDAGRRGPSAGFSQGVDFLVLRTPGEVASFWAATDEPDWPWKPADLAAGPPVIVLPLSNKQAYLERYSRPDKAGAGMQVEEGWPVPYWDVDAAMAAMLMLLAAVDEGLGGWLFGIFHGERGLLARLGVPPGVRPIGALGFGYPAPEERRPGSSRRLQRRALDEVAHWGRW
- a CDS encoding DUF47 family protein, with the protein product MPFQAIPREQSFFGLFERAAANVAEGARELAALTADLGGAESASARIRDIEHEGDELTHRIMATLNTTFVTPFDREDIYRLATVLDDILDAAEAVADLLVLHRIEEPLPELRQQADVLVRSTQAISQAVARLRSLNGLNGYLIEINRLENEGDRIYRKTIARLYSGEFRAMEVLKWKDILDQMETAIDGCEDIANVIESITLKHA